A window from Vulcanimicrobium alpinum encodes these proteins:
- a CDS encoding TlpA family protein disulfide reductase: MLALRTLALLATFTLLGAHRAPPTVFDLSDAVGRHAPALTLARSDGAPFAFAALQGKPAYVFLFASWCEPCRMALPFVRDDFAKYGDRVQFVGVDVLDDAATARKAIANAAFPFPVTLYPIDELDAQIAPDAQLHAGMKYKIPSDFLIDANGVVRYAWQGLAVNETGDPIDLLPSYLDKLGIR; encoded by the coding sequence ATGCTCGCGCTTCGCACGCTCGCGCTCTTGGCGACCTTCACGCTGCTCGGCGCGCACCGTGCGCCGCCGACGGTCTTCGATCTCTCCGACGCCGTCGGCAGGCACGCGCCCGCGCTGACGCTCGCCCGCAGTGACGGCGCGCCGTTCGCGTTCGCGGCGCTGCAAGGAAAGCCGGCCTACGTCTTCCTGTTCGCATCGTGGTGCGAGCCGTGCCGGATGGCGCTCCCGTTCGTGCGCGACGATTTCGCCAAATACGGCGACCGCGTGCAGTTCGTCGGCGTCGACGTCCTCGACGACGCCGCAACTGCGCGCAAGGCGATCGCGAACGCCGCGTTCCCGTTTCCGGTGACGCTCTACCCGATCGACGAACTCGACGCGCAGATCGCGCCCGACGCGCAGCTGCACGCCGGGATGAAATACAAGATCCCGTCGGATTTCCTTATCGATGCGAACGGCGTCGTGCGCTACGCCTGGCAAGGGCTGGCGGTCAACGAGACGGGCGATCCGATCGACTTGCTGCCGTCGTACCTGGACAAACTCGGAATTCGCTGA